From Acidimicrobiales bacterium, one genomic window encodes:
- a CDS encoding thiamine pyrophosphate-dependent enzyme, protein RQVVLLLGDGALGFSAMDVDTLVRHRLPVTMVVGNNGIWGLEKHPMRALYGYDVAADLQAGCRYDEVVQALGGAGETVDDPAQIGPALDRALASGVPYLVNVLTDPAVAYPRSSNLA, encoded by the coding sequence ACCGCCAGGTCGTCCTGCTTCTCGGCGACGGCGCCCTCGGGTTCTCCGCCATGGACGTCGACACCCTCGTGCGCCACCGGCTCCCGGTCACCATGGTGGTGGGCAACAACGGGATCTGGGGCCTGGAGAAGCACCCGATGCGCGCCCTCTACGGCTACGACGTCGCCGCCGACCTCCAGGCCGGCTGCCGCTACGACGAGGTGGTGCAGGCCCTGGGCGGGGCTGGGGAGACGGTGGACGATCCGGCCCAGATCGGCCCTGCCCTCGACCGGGCGCTGGCCTCCGGAGTTCCCTACCTCGTGAACGTCCTCACCGACCCGGCGGTGGCCTACCCGCGTTCGTCCAACCTGGCGTAG
- a CDS encoding hotdog domain-containing protein — MSIPIGLTGRATLRVTEADTAATLRSGEVPVLATPRLVGLCEEACVQAIRGELAPGLTTVGMRVQFDHLAPTGVGRSVTAEAALERIEGRRLTFTVAASDAGGLVGAGKLTRVVVEVEPFLKKAH; from the coding sequence GTGTCCATCCCTATCGGCCTGACGGGCCGAGCCACCCTGCGGGTCACCGAGGCCGACACAGCGGCCACTCTCAGGTCAGGGGAGGTCCCCGTGCTGGCCACCCCGCGCCTGGTCGGATTGTGCGAGGAAGCCTGCGTCCAGGCCATCCGGGGGGAGCTGGCGCCCGGTCTCACCACAGTGGGGATGCGAGTGCAGTTCGACCACCTGGCACCGACCGGGGTCGGCCGCTCGGTGACCGCCGAGGCCGCCCTCGAGCGGATCGAGGGGCGGCGCCTCACCTTCACCGTCGCCGCCAGCGATGCCGGCGGCCTCGTCGGCGCCGGCAAGCTCACCCGCGTCGTCGTCGAGGTCGAGCCCTTCTTGAAGAAGGCCCACTAG